One genomic segment of Vespa crabro chromosome 3, iyVesCrab1.2, whole genome shotgun sequence includes these proteins:
- the LOC124422949 gene encoding tetratricopeptide repeat protein 8 isoform X2 produces MRALTLQVYVDDIESEEEGIAEGLLDNYTMTTMPRPGTSLKNPGTARIEHGIRPKTQSGRPVTGVVRPATQSAISQTMEQALRMPRTAATARPITAISGRNVRLGTASMLTEPGGPFIQLSRLNISKYANQPSIAKPLFEYIYYHEHDARYALDLAVQATQACQYKDWWWKVQLGKCYYTLGLMRDAEQQFRSALRDCKAIETTIRLIRVYIRLDQPLAALDICKGGLEYFPNDVTILVEMGRIFEGLNNMSMSMKYYKLIAQEDASHTEAIASIGMHHFYNDQPELALRFYRRLLQMGVYNTELFNNLGLCCFYAQQYDHTISCFERALSLANDENKADIWYNISHIAISLGDLEMAEECLKLAIAVDNRHALAYNNLGVIQMKNGNVTTARTYFHAAATIANYIHEPHFNSAHLAYKLGDLQTSYIAIQKSLNVYPGHSDSINLLKKLEQYFCYI; encoded by the exons atgcgtgctttaacatTACAAGTTTATGTTGATGACATAGAaagtgaagaagaaggaattgCAGAAGGTTTGTTAGATAATTATACAATGACTACAATGCCTAGACCAGGTACATCTTTAAAAAATCCTGGAACTGCCCGAATTGAACATGGAATCCGTCCTAAAACTCAGTCAG gtagACCTGTTACTGGAGTTGTAAGACCTGCTACACAATCAGCAATATCACAAACAATGGAACAAGCATTAAGAATGCCGAGAACAGCAGCTACAGCAAGACCTATTACTGCTATTTCTGGGCGAAATGTCAg ACTTGGAACTGCATCTATGTTAACAGAACCCGGTGGCCCTTTTATACAATTATCACGTTTAAATATATCCAAATATGCAAATCAACCTAGCATTGCAAAACCTTTGTTTGAATACATTTATTACCATGAGCATGATGCCAGATAT GCTCTTGACTTAGCAGTACAAGCAACACAAGCTTGTCAATATAAGGATTGGTGGTGGAAAGTACAATTAGGgaaatgttattatactttagGTTTAATGAGAGATGCAGAACAACAATTTAGATCAGCCTTACGTGATTGTAAAGCCATTGAAACGACTATAAGATTAATTAGAGTATATATTAGATTAGACCAACCATTGGCTGCTTTAGATATATGTAAAGGTGGTCTAGAGTATTTTCCAAAtgat GTTACTATACTTGTTGAAATGGGACGTATTTTTGAAGGCTTAAATAACATGTCAATgtcgatgaaatattataaattgataGCTCAAGAAGATGCTTCTCATACAGAAGCAATCGCAAGTATTGGAAtgcatcatttttataatgatcaaCCAGAACTGGCTTTACGCTTTTACAG AAGATTACTACAAATGGGTGTTTATAATactgaattatttaataatcttgGATTGTGTTGCTTTTATGCACAACAATATGATCATACAATATCATGCTTTGAAAGGGCCTTGAGCCTTGCCAATGATGAAAACAAAGCTGATATTTGGTACAATATTTCTCATATTGCAATT AGCTTAGGTGATTTAGAGATGGCAGAAGAATGTTTAAAACTTGCTATTGCAGTTGACAATAGACATGCATTGGCATATAATAATCTTGGTGTgatacaaatgaaaaatggTAATGTTACAACTGCAAGAACTTATTTCCATGCAGCAGCCACTATTGCAAATTACATACACGAGCCACATTTTAATAGTGCACATTTAGCATATAAG TTAGGAGATCTTCAAACAAGTTATATTGCAAtacaaaaatcattaaatgTATATCCAGGACACTCTGATAGTATTAATCTTCTTAAAAAATTGgaacaatatttttgttatatttaa
- the LOC124422949 gene encoding tetratricopeptide repeat protein 8 isoform X1: MDLFIALSLFNRQKYEACVTKCTELLKKNPLDQAIWVLKMRALTLQVYVDDIESEEEGIAEGLLDNYTMTTMPRPGTSLKNPGTARIEHGIRPKTQSGRPVTGVVRPATQSAISQTMEQALRMPRTAATARPITAISGRNVRLGTASMLTEPGGPFIQLSRLNISKYANQPSIAKPLFEYIYYHEHDARYALDLAVQATQACQYKDWWWKVQLGKCYYTLGLMRDAEQQFRSALRDCKAIETTIRLIRVYIRLDQPLAALDICKGGLEYFPNDVTILVEMGRIFEGLNNMSMSMKYYKLIAQEDASHTEAIASIGMHHFYNDQPELALRFYRRLLQMGVYNTELFNNLGLCCFYAQQYDHTISCFERALSLANDENKADIWYNISHIAISLGDLEMAEECLKLAIAVDNRHALAYNNLGVIQMKNGNVTTARTYFHAAATIANYIHEPHFNSAHLAYKLGDLQTSYIAIQKSLNVYPGHSDSINLLKKLEQYFCYI, translated from the exons atggATTTATTCATTGCTTTAAGTTTGTTTAATCGGCAAAAATATGAAGCTTGTGTAACTAAATGTAcagaattattgaaaaaaaatccattAGATCaa gCAATATGGGTTTTAAAaatgcgtgctttaacatTACAAGTTTATGTTGATGACATAGAaagtgaagaagaaggaattgCAGAAGGTTTGTTAGATAATTATACAATGACTACAATGCCTAGACCAGGTACATCTTTAAAAAATCCTGGAACTGCCCGAATTGAACATGGAATCCGTCCTAAAACTCAGTCAG gtagACCTGTTACTGGAGTTGTAAGACCTGCTACACAATCAGCAATATCACAAACAATGGAACAAGCATTAAGAATGCCGAGAACAGCAGCTACAGCAAGACCTATTACTGCTATTTCTGGGCGAAATGTCAg ACTTGGAACTGCATCTATGTTAACAGAACCCGGTGGCCCTTTTATACAATTATCACGTTTAAATATATCCAAATATGCAAATCAACCTAGCATTGCAAAACCTTTGTTTGAATACATTTATTACCATGAGCATGATGCCAGATAT GCTCTTGACTTAGCAGTACAAGCAACACAAGCTTGTCAATATAAGGATTGGTGGTGGAAAGTACAATTAGGgaaatgttattatactttagGTTTAATGAGAGATGCAGAACAACAATTTAGATCAGCCTTACGTGATTGTAAAGCCATTGAAACGACTATAAGATTAATTAGAGTATATATTAGATTAGACCAACCATTGGCTGCTTTAGATATATGTAAAGGTGGTCTAGAGTATTTTCCAAAtgat GTTACTATACTTGTTGAAATGGGACGTATTTTTGAAGGCTTAAATAACATGTCAATgtcgatgaaatattataaattgataGCTCAAGAAGATGCTTCTCATACAGAAGCAATCGCAAGTATTGGAAtgcatcatttttataatgatcaaCCAGAACTGGCTTTACGCTTTTACAG AAGATTACTACAAATGGGTGTTTATAATactgaattatttaataatcttgGATTGTGTTGCTTTTATGCACAACAATATGATCATACAATATCATGCTTTGAAAGGGCCTTGAGCCTTGCCAATGATGAAAACAAAGCTGATATTTGGTACAATATTTCTCATATTGCAATT AGCTTAGGTGATTTAGAGATGGCAGAAGAATGTTTAAAACTTGCTATTGCAGTTGACAATAGACATGCATTGGCATATAATAATCTTGGTGTgatacaaatgaaaaatggTAATGTTACAACTGCAAGAACTTATTTCCATGCAGCAGCCACTATTGCAAATTACATACACGAGCCACATTTTAATAGTGCACATTTAGCATATAAG TTAGGAGATCTTCAAACAAGTTATATTGCAAtacaaaaatcattaaatgTATATCCAGGACACTCTGATAGTATTAATCTTCTTAAAAAATTGgaacaatatttttgttatatttaa
- the LOC124422945 gene encoding inner centromere protein A-like isoform X3 gives MSTYSKDRIKAMIAKDAEDLFNCCEEVKKSIRDSVDDILDYLQDLITQIPQSRSGPLIAKTPKLVKRKGVQRIETIPEDSVLDTTEIVLLSSVNKDEKLKNESNLEETIGTRTKRKASKTAADNIRKQQSMSLTSKLRKPESLQQNDNTNKILSDNRIKRTKSSRSSDEDEDKRPAKHTKIEEHKTRNNSLKDVNEANINTQMSAAEDNAVKVEENCISALKHHRSSERKISRDIQKENGGKDDIIDEILSVPVTDDIDEPSMYEDALPKHLPIMNSTMKVSSTLLDKMMNVTVVLEPLSRQIILNETVTIKKSSVNSISNELNNKQYIEQNNTITNDKNKLSSCYSSETKKTSKNQAKDRVQQFKDAMANKEFDELITDDESSPEINRVRGKVQNLKVDVNSKKQKKIIQSPSTSDDEVLNTPMRPVIKENSALKELRSTYKSNVLFSPYAKESVKKRVEAFEQVCMSSPRLIDEDAPMRITRTKTRAMAAAEADKTVAQKLARKSLARAKKISLAKQVKDEEFKENKLNIATNMGTNKLLQNEKINPKQRQKVTPLSKPKIQLPMSLNRNPKTPINNQLLPNSIKAFTASRANIVTSVESLIPMPRTASKQNSIDKIEETKRKQINDENARRKRDEALRLQTEEKRRKRQEKELKNRLAREAKEKQELEKRQRAEREKEEKARLAQHIQEKQREEMERKRLAQLQRAQEKEEKRKQEEQLRLKRLLEQEEAERLLAEQRRREQEADKRREAEARAQQQAAIEAMRLKAQMLTGQAKNKQMATNKNQGPVNYILDSEPDDDDSDDESKPKHVIPYWAQPHIRKAQLAMQRYIPDIAVYKFFDTRKCTPDLTELFIGIDRNRLKRTSSAIWKTPPRYSMMETE, from the exons TGTTTTAGATACTACAGAAATTGTGTTATTATCTTCTGTTAATAAAGatgagaaattgaaaaatgaatcAAATTTAGAAGAAACTATAGGTACAAGAACTAAGAGAAAAGCTTCTAAGACTGCAGCAGATAATATAAGAAAGCAGCAATCTATGTCGCTAACAAGTAAATTACGAAAACCTGAAAGCTTGCAACAAaacgataatacaaataaG ATACTTTCTGACAATCGAATTAAAAGGACTAAATCTTCAAGAAGTTctgatgaagatgaagataaaAGACCAGCAAAACATACTAAAATAGAAGAACataaaacaagaaacaatAGTCTGAAAGATGTGAATGAAGCAAATATTAATACGCAAATGAGTGCTGCTGAAGACAATGCTGTCAAAGTTGAAGAAAATTGTATCTCTGCTTTAAAACATCATAGAtcaagtgaaagaaaaatttctagggatattcaaaaagaaaatggaggaaaggatgatattatcgatgaaataCTTTCTGTTCCTGTTACAGATGACATTGATGAGCCATCAATGTATGAAGATGCATTACCAAAACATCTTCCAATTATGAATTCAACAATGAAAGTTAGTTCTACTTTATTAGATAAAATGATGAATGTAACAGTAGTATTAGAACCTTTATCAAggcaaataatattaaatgaaacagtaacgataaagaaaagttCTGTAAATTCAATCAGTAATGaacttaataataaacaatatatagaGCAAAACAATACTATCacaaatgataagaataaattaaGTTCATGTTATTCatctgaaacaaaaaagacaTCTAAAAATCAAGCAAAGGACAGGGTTCAACAATTTAAAGATGCTATGGCAAATAAAGAATTTGATGAATTAATTACGGATGATGAATCTTCACCGGAAATAAATAGAGTACGAGGAAAAGTACAAAATCTTAAAGTAGACGTAAATtctaaaaagcaaaagaaaatcataCAATCTCCTTCAACAAGTGATGATGAAGTTCTTAATACACCTATGAGACctgttataaaagaaaattctgcTTTAAAGGAGTTAAGAAGTACTTATAAGTCAAATGTTCTATTTAGTCCTTATGCCAAGGAATCTGTTAAAAAACGGGTAGAAGCATTTGAACAGGTTTGTATGAGTAGTCCTAGATTAATTGACGAAGATGCACCAATGAGAATAACTAGAACGAAAACACGTGCCATGGCTGCTGCAGAAGCTGATAAAACTGTCGCACAAAAATTAGCTCGTAAGTCCCTTGcaagagcaaaaaaaatttctttggcAAAACAAGTAAAAGATGAAGAATTTAAGGAA aaCAAATTGAACATAGCAACAAACATGGGAACGAATAAATTATTGCAGAATGAAAAAATCAATCCAAAGCAACGACAAAAAGTAACTCCTCTCAGCAAACCTAAAATACAATTACCAATGTCTTTGAATCGTAATCCAAAAACTCCAATCAACAATCAACTGCTTCCAAac tcTATAAAAGCTTTTACAGCTTCTCGTGCAAACATTGTAACATCAGTAGAATCATTAATTCCCATGCCAAGAACAGCTAGTAAGCAAAATTCTATagataaaatagaagagaCAAAACGAAAACAGATAAATGATGAAAATgcaaggagaaaaagagatgaagcCTTGAGACTTCagacagaagaaaaaagaag GAAGAGACAAGagaaggaattaaaaaatagattagCACGAGAAGccaaagagaaacaagaattagaaaaacGGCAGAGGGCAGaacgagagaaggaagagaaagcgAGATTAGCACAGCATATACAAGAAAAGCAACGtgaagaaatggaaagaaaacgaCTTGCACAATTACAAAGAGCTCag gagaaagaggaaaagagaaagcaagaaGAACAACTAAGATTAAAACGATTACTTGAACAAGAAGAAGCAGAACGTTTACTTGCAGAGCAAAGACGTAGAGAACAAGAAGCTGATAAACGACGAGAAGCTGAAGCAAGAGCACAACAACAAGCTGCTATAGAAGCAATGCGGTTAAAAGCACAAATGCTTACAGGACAAGCAAAa AATAAACAAATGGCTACTAATAAAAATCAGGGTCCAGTAAATTACATTCTTGACAGTGAACCTGATGACGATGACTCAGATGATGAATCCAAGCCAAAACATGTAATTCCATATTGGGCACagc caCATATAAGAAAAGCACAACTAGCAATGCAGCGATATATACCAGATATAGCAGTTTATAAATTCTTTGATACTCGAAAGTGTACTCCAGATTTAACCGAATTATTTATTGGTATTGATAGAAATAGATTGAAACGTACATCAAGTGCAATCTGGAAAACACCACCTCGTTATTCAATGATGGAAACTGAATAA
- the LOC124423138 gene encoding protein YIPF6, with protein MATMDETKLDMYDDATYTVDPQNVEGEMTVGPKQKSSLGELEFNTLDEPIRDTILRDVRAVGKKFYHVLYPREKKSLLKEWDLWGPLVLCTFMAMILQGSSGTVENSNDGGPEFAEVFVIVWIGSMIVTLNSKLLGGNISFFQSVCVLGYCLLPTAIALILCIIILMVEQSTFLFILRFIITMIGFIWATYASMAFLGDSQPVGRKPLAVYPIFLFYFVISWLVISHTT; from the exons atggcGACGATGGATGAAACAAAGCTGGAT ATGTACGATGATGCAACGTATACTGTGGATCCTCAAAATGTTGAAGGAGAGATGACAGTAGGGCCCAAACAAAAATCAAGCCTAGGTGAATTAGAATTTAATACATTAGATGAACCAATAAGAGATACAATT cTTAGAGATGTTAGAGCTGTAGGCAAGAAATTCTATCACGTTTTATATCCTagggagaagaaaagtttattgaaagaat ggGACCTCTGGGGACCGTTAGTGTTATGTACATTTATGGCAAT GATATTACAAGGATCATCTGGTACAGTTGAAAATTCTAACGATGGTGGACCTGAATTTGCAGAGGTATTTGTTATAGTATGGATTGGATCCATGATTGTCACACTGAATTCTAAACTTTTAGGTGGTAACAT ATCATTTTTCCAAAGTGTCTGTGTCTTAGGATATTGTTTATTGCCAACTGCCATTGCATTAATCTTAtgcataattatattaatggtAGAACAAAGTACTTTTTTGTTCATACtcagatttattattactatgattggGTTTATATGGGCCACGTATG caTCTATGGCATTCCTTGGAGATAGTCAGCCTGTTGGAAGAAAACCTTTGGCTGTTTatcctatttttctattttacttcGTTATTTCATGGCTAGTAATATCACATACGacataa
- the LOC124422842 gene encoding WD repeat-containing protein on Y chromosome, with protein sequence MAYINYDDISIKNEFGKFFKTKSIGEQCTEESLMHLYNKFLTTKNKKMNMSQLEHAFISILNIKLSSKDFSILFQKINLRKDGYVTWNEFISYLIMEFQKTDVSLQHQMLELPLTGSPKILKTHHRTPICRIAFYPELLPDRSSSFQKGCYLTASRDGVINYWSLDFKYERSVQSVNPYLKVQQTTITDMILMPDVQIICTSSTERDLRFYDVVAKKFELRVMISSLNYVVVCMSYYFSSNIKDNSYIILGDTNGSIIIMTFSSIEKGPFKQQSEYNTIFIRYEALIRDELPDLKVIEIKHVHTNWVNQVAYYGNLRAFMSSSKCSECSLLFSDPTRMRIQYKFTVARGISCFNFCEESQILVTGGPDCIIRVWNPFVPTKASNIFQGHQATICAIILQNAGQRIYSLSKDRCIKVWDVPTYTCIQTYNGLQKELSENIKVSVIYNKLTHKMIICSMIIAIVICEQVINEEISDGISHTKPVSSVLYNHLYKLIVSTGLDSCIIVWDPWLGRRLYLVTNAHSILLYGQYVNIEITAATFDDSEQLLVTGARNGSLKIWNFNTGTCLRNMAIEDQCEITSLNWVENRILCTGWNQRVTEFTISELHTYKKSWELIHTDDVLFSAVQYPQVLATASYNGEIILWRLETGQPYRRYQVSNATERYAIKYKNNLKEVKLKQQILNEENYDQSSKYINICSHQQSALNRTRLVTVCAIIYLNSRPMNPNIGTLLVSLESGIIQVWSHHPAGRFLTGFSVIHTRRDSAISLATDPENNYLITGHCFGYIKVWYLANYTIPNPPKVCMPLLRLEFPFLWKDIINGRAKRAVQNQSLPLLLSSLRGHTKAVTCLQIIPDARIIISGSADHTIRLWTLGGRYISTLGTFREWMPILPHIPVSKYFQHFRYPMDIKRSASFTTMKVLQGGLGSVEIKDVDETDYLKIIPEQSRHILYGEQLRSPILGNYYKVSDETKHYIEPTVLDNSLTHVSYKLSFKGHYLSLITFL encoded by the exons atggcatatataaattatgatgATATCag cataaaaaatgaattcggaaagttttttaaaacaaaaagcaTTGGAGAACAATGTACAGAAGAATCTTTGATGcatttatacaataaattttta acaacaaaaaacaaaaaaatgaatatgtcTCAGTTAGAACATGcctttatatctattttaaatataaaattgtcttCCAAAGATTTCAGTATCTTATTTCAGAAG ataaatttaagaaaagatGGATATGTAACATggaatgaatttatttcttacttaATAATGGAATTTCAAAAGACGGATGTATCCTTACAACATCAAATGTTAGAACTTCCACTTACAGGCTCacctaaaatattaaaaacacaTCATCGTACTCCAATTTGTAGAATTGCTTTCTATCCTGAATTACTTCCA GATCGAAGCAGTAGTTTTCAAAAAGGTTGTTATCTGACTGCTAGTAGAGATggagttattaattattggtCATTAGATTTCAAATATGAACGCAGTGTACAATCTGTAAATc caTATTTGAAGGTACAACAAACCACAATAACTGATATGATACTAATGCCAGATGTTCAAATAATATGTACAAGCTCTACTGAACGTGATTTAAGATTTTATGATGTTGTGGCAAAGAAATTTGAATTACGTGTGATG aTATCAAGTTTAAATTATGTTGTTGTATGTATGTCATATTACTTCAGTTCAAACATAAAGGATAACTCTTACATTATTTTGGGAGATACAAATGGATCTATTATAATCATGACTTTTTCTTCCATAGAAAAAGGGCCTTTTAAACAACAATCtgaatacaatacaatattcATACGTTATGAAGCACTTATCAGA GATGAGCTACCTGATCTAAAAGTTATAGAAATTAAACATGTACATACAAATTGGGTAAATCAAGTGGCTTATTATGGAAATCTTAGAGCTTTCATGTCTAGCAGCAAATGTTCAGaatgttcattattatttagtgATCCTACAAGGATgagaatacaatataaatttactGTCGCAAGAGGAATatcttgttttaatttttgtgaAG aaAGTCAAATACTTGTAACAGGTGGTCCTGATTGTATAATTCGAGTTTGGAATCCTTTTGTACCAACAAAAgcaagtaatatttttcaaggaCACCAAGCAACTATTTGTgctataatattacaaaatgcaGGCCAgcgtatatattctttatcaaaAGATAGATGCATAAAAGTTTGGGATGTTCCTACTTATACTTGTATACAg acATACAATGGTTTACAAAAAGAACTAAGTGAAAACATAAAAGTATccgtaatttataataaattaacacaTAAAATGATCATTTGTAGTATGATAATTGCCATTGTTATTTGTGAACAAGTGATCAATGAGGAAATATCAGATGGAATTTCTCATACAAAGCCTGTTAGTTCTGtactttataatcatttatataaatta ATTGTTTCTACAGGATTAGATTCATGTATTATAGTATGGGATCCTTGGCTTGGTCGTCGTTTATATTTAGTGACTAATGCTCATAGTATTTTACTATATGGACAATATgttaacattgaaattactgcTGCTACTTTCGATGATTCTGAACAATTATTGGTAACAGGTGCTAGAAAtggatcattaaaaatatggaATTTTAATACAGGAACATGTTTACGAAATATGGCAATAGAGGATCAATG tGAAATAACTAGTTTAAATTGGGTGGAGAATCGTATTTTATGTACAGGATGGAATCAACGTGTTACAGAATTTACAATCTCTGAACTTCACACGTATAAAAAAAGCTGGGAGTTGATACATACAGATGATGTACTTTTTTCAGCTGTACAATATCCACAAGTTTTAGCTACTGCTTCATATAATGGAGAAATAATTTTGTGGCGACTTGAAACAGGTCAGCCATACAGAAGATATCAAGTGAGTAATGCAACTGAAAG atatgctattaaatataaaaataatctt aaagaagttaaattgaaacaacaaattttaaatgaagaaaactATGATCAATCTAG caaatacattaatatttgttCTCATCAACAATCAGCATTAAATAGAACTCGATTAGTAACTGTCTGTgccattatatatttaaattcaagACCAATGAATCCTAATATTGGTACATTATTAGTTTCACTTGAATCTGGAATCATACAAGTTTGGAGTCATCATCCTGCTGGAAGATTCTTAACAGGTTTCTCAGTTATTCATACGAGAAGAGATTCTGCTATTTCTTTAGCTACTGATCCTGAAAATAATTACTTGATAAcag GCCATTGTTTCggatatataaaagtttgGTATCTCGCAAATTATACAATACCTAATCCTCCTAAAGTGTGTATGCCACTTTTAAGATTAGAATTTCCATTTCTttggaaagatataataaatggtCGTGCTAAGCGAGCTGTACAAAACCAATCATTACCACTTTTATTGTCATCCCTTCGTGGTCATACAAAGGCAGTTACGTGTCTTCAGATAATTCCTGATGCACGTATTATTATCAG tgGAAGTGCAGATCATACAATACGTTTATGGACTTTAGGAGGTCGTTATATATCAACTTTGGGAACATTTAGAGAATGGATGCCAATTTTACCTCACATACCTGtatctaaatattttcaacattttagATATCCCATGGATATTAAGAGATCTGCTAGTTTCACTACTATGAAA gTTCTCCAAGGAGGTTTAGGCTCAGTAGAGATTAAAGATGTTGATGAAACTGATTATCTGAAGATAATTCCAGAACAAAGTAGACATATATTGTATGGAGAACAATTGCGAAGTCCAATTCTTGGAAATTATTACAAAGTATCTGACGAAACAAAACATTATATTGAGCCAACAGTTTTGGATAATTCTTTAACACATGTGAGTTATAAATTAAGTTTCAAGGGACattatttatctttgataacatttttataa